A segment of the bacterium genome:
CCTTGGACAGTGTGCCGTCGGGAGCGAAGAACTGGCGCCTGAGGATGAGCAGATCCTTGGGATCGAGCGACAGGACCGTCCGGCTGTAGATCCCGTCGGGGTTCTTCGGCCGCGCCTCGACGAGCGTGCACGGACGGCCGAGCAGCGTCTCCTCACCCACGACGGCGTAGTCGAAATCGTCCAGCTTCGGCTCGACCAGATCGGACACGTAGAACGTCGAGCCGAGGAACGGCTGCTTGCGGATCTCCTCGGCGACGAGGATCACCTTCCGACTCGCCGTCACCTTCAGGTACTGCTGGGCCGGTCCGTCGACCGGCTGCAGAAAGAGGAAGCGCATGCCAGCGAGCTCGCTCGGGGCCGTCACCTCGATGTAGCTGCCGCGCGCGCCGTTCACGATCTTGTTGCTGATCGCCAGCGTCCGCGTCGGCTGTCCCTTCACGGTCAGGTCCACCGTCGCCTGGCTCGTCTGCTTCGGCAGGGCGTCGAGCACCCGTCGCACCAGGTCGCGCGCCGCGTCGTCGGCACGAACGGCCCCGCTCCACAACGCGCCGGCGATCGTCGCCGCCAGGGCGGCGCGGCCCATCGGCCGACACCGCATTCGCGCCCGTCGAACCGCCTCGCAACATGCGACCATGCCGCCTCCTTTCGCGTCAGTCGTCCACCGATCGACGCCGCGTCGTCAGCCGGGGCTGCGGCGCTCCTAGAGGATCAGGCCCGGTCACACAAGAACTTCGGGGCGTCCATTGCCCGCGCCGCGCGCCGTCCTTGACCGCTGCCGGCGCTTCGGCGCATGTCCGGCGGCATGAGCCTGTTCGATCGCTACCGCGTCATCGACGTCGACGCGCACGTCACGGAGCCGGCCGACGTCTGGACGGCCCGCGTCTCCAGCCGCTGGGGCGACCGCGTGCCGCACGTCGAGCGCCTCGGCGACAAGGACGTGTGGATGGTCGCCGGACGTCCGGTCGGCGCCCCCGGCGCCTATTCGATGGCCGGCTTCGACGGCACCATTCCGGAGTTTCCCGACACCTACGCCGACTGCGCCCCGGCGACCTACGACGCGCAGGCGCGGCTGGCGCACCTCGATCGCGAGGGCCTGTGGGCGCAGGTGCTCTACCCGAACGTCGGCGGCTTCGGCTCCGCGGGCTTCCTGCAGCTCGAGGAACCGGCGCTGATGCTCGAGTGCGTGCGCGCCTACAACGACTTCCTGATCGACTGGACGAGCGCCGCGCCGCGGCGGCTGGTGCCGGTGATGGCGACGCCGTTCTGGGACGTCGCCGCCGCCGTCGGCGAGATCGCCCGCTGCGCCGCGCGCGGCCACCGGGCGGTGCTGTTCTGCAGCCAGCCGCAGGCGTTCGGGCAGCCGGTGCTCGCCGACCGCCACTGGGACCCGATCTGGGCCGCCGCCCAGGAGGCCGGGCTGTCGATCAGCTTCCACGTCGGCTCCGGCACCATCGGCGGCGACATCTTCGACGATCCCGCCAACATGGGCATCAAGACGGTGTTCGCGCGCAACTCCGCCAACTACTTCCTCGAGAACACCCGCTGCATCGGCGATCTCACCATGGGGGGCGTCTGCCACCGCTTCCCGCGCCTCCGCTTCGTCTCGGTCGAGAGCGGCGCCGGCTGGATTCCGTTCGTCCTCGAGGCCTTCGACTGGCAGTGGACCAACGGCGGCGCCTTCCGCGAGCATCCCGACTACGAGCTGCGGCCGAGCGAGTACTTCCGGCGCCAGATCTTCGGCTGCTTCTGGTTCGAGGAGAGGGGCCTCGCGACGGCGCTCGAGCTGTTCCCCGACAATCTCCTGTACGAGACCGACTTCCCGCACCCGACGTCGATGGCGCCGGGACCGCAGAGCGCCGCCTCGCCGCCGCGCGCCTACGCCGAGCGGGCGCTGGCGCGGGCGCCCGAGGCGACGGTGCGCAAGGTGCTGCACGACAACGCCGCCGCGCTGTACGGCCTGCAGTAACCGCGTGTCGAGCGACGCACGGCCGGCGAGCGCGATGCACGGGCTGCGCGACCTGCGGGTGGTCGACTTCTCCACCGAGATCGCCGGCCCCTACTGCACCAAGCTGTTCGCCGACGCCGGCGCCGACGTCATCAAGGTCGAGGACGCCGCCGGGGACCCGCTGCGCCGCTGGTCCGCCTCCGGCGCCGACCGGCGCGGACGCGACGGCGCCCTGTTCCGCTTCCTCAACGCCGGCAAGCGCTCGGTCGTCGGCGGGCTCGACGACGCCGCGGTGCGCGATCTCGTCGCCGGCGCCGACCTGGTGGTCGAGAGCTTCGCCCCCGCCGCGACCGACATCCTCGATCTGCCGGCACGACATCCCGGGTTGACCCTGGTCTCGATTTCTCCCTTCGGCCGCAGCGGGCCGTGGCGCGATCGCCCCGCCACCGAATTCACCATCCAGGCGGAATCGGGCTCGATCGGCACCCGCGGCCTCGCCGATCAGGAACCCTTCCAGGCCGGCGGCCGCATCCTCGAGTGGCTGGGCGGCACCTTCGCCGCCGTGGCGGCGCTCGCCGCGGTGCACCGGGCGCGGCGCACCGGCCACGGCGAGCACGTCGACTGCTCGCTGCTCGAGGCCATGGCGCTGGCCTCGACCAACTTCCTCGATCTCTTCTGGAGCCTGTTCGGCCGCCCCGAGCCGCCGGGGCCGGCGCGGACCATCGAGACGCCGTCGATCGAGCCGACCGCCGACGGGCACGTCGGTTTCTGTACCAATTCCGGCCAGCAGTTCCGCGACTTCCTGGTGCTGATCGAACGCCCCGACCTGCTCGACG
Coding sequences within it:
- a CDS encoding outer membrane lipoprotein-sorting protein; the protein is MGRAALAATIAGALWSGAVRADDAARDLVRRVLDALPKQTSQATVDLTVKGQPTRTLAISNKIVNGARGSYIEVTAPSELAGMRFLFLQPVDGPAQQYLKVTASRKVILVAEEIRKQPFLGSTFYVSDLVEPKLDDFDYAVVGEETLLGRPCTLVEARPKNPDGIYSRTVLSLDPKDLLILRRQFFAPDGTLSKVWTIDQVDQVDGVWTLMRQTMEDVRERASSRLDVKTVQYGIDLPDEMFTPKYLAR
- a CDS encoding amidohydrolase, producing MSLFDRYRVIDVDAHVTEPADVWTARVSSRWGDRVPHVERLGDKDVWMVAGRPVGAPGAYSMAGFDGTIPEFPDTYADCAPATYDAQARLAHLDREGLWAQVLYPNVGGFGSAGFLQLEEPALMLECVRAYNDFLIDWTSAAPRRLVPVMATPFWDVAAAVGEIARCAARGHRAVLFCSQPQAFGQPVLADRHWDPIWAAAQEAGLSISFHVGSGTIGGDIFDDPANMGIKTVFARNSANYFLENTRCIGDLTMGGVCHRFPRLRFVSVESGAGWIPFVLEAFDWQWTNGGAFREHPDYELRPSEYFRRQIFGCFWFEERGLATALELFPDNLLYETDFPHPTSMAPGPQSAASPPRAYAERALARAPEATVRKVLHDNAAALYGLQ